The following coding sequences are from one Salvia hispanica cultivar TCC Black 2014 chromosome 3, UniMelb_Shisp_WGS_1.0, whole genome shotgun sequence window:
- the LOC125209580 gene encoding agmatine coumaroyltransferase-2-like — protein MKVKIESTRLVKPFYQDTTPLTTSDFVPLSVFDKATYDQHIAVIYAYNPPTQSNAAIELGLRKALAAYRAWAGRIGEDSDGNLVVLLNDEGVRFVEAFVDYPLDRTMLLKPSPFLLTLHPGVKDVSELVQVQLTRFSCGSMVVGFTAHHRVADGHSSSNFLVAWGQATRGLMISPLPFDDRTIFPPRCPPEVKFQHRGAEYIPRNFKKTYPLIDHDTNDIVVHKVHYSAEFISKLKAKASHNNKRYTTIETLLAHLWRSITRARGLNHSDTTKLRISVDGRSRLNPKVPNEYFGNLVLWAFVTTKVKDLLHEPLSYATRLLHEAIVKVNDDYFKSFIDFATHEVKDDGELVTNTESSSNPILWPDLEVDSWLRFPFYDLDFGCGGPYIFMPSFSPVEGMLFLLPSFLGDGGIEVFVPLFQQSLETFKEICYSLD, from the coding sequence atgaaggtgAAGATAGAAAGCACTAGGCTTGTCAAGCCTTTCTATCAAGACACCACTCCTCTTACAACATCGGATTTTGTCCCATTGTCAGTCTTTGACAAGGCTACATATGACCAACACATAGCCGTGATATATGCCTACAACCCTCCCACCCAATCGAATGCCGCCATCGAGCTAGGGCTCCGGAAGGCACTGGCGGCATATCGCGCGTGGGCGGGAAGGATCGGGGAAGATAGCGACGGGAACCTCGTCGTTCTCCTGAACGACGAGGGCGTCAGGTTTGTGGAGGCATTCGTCGATTATCCCCTCGATCGCACGATGCTCCTCAAACCGTCCCCTTTTCTGTTGACCCTCCACCCTGGCGTGAAGGACGTATCGGAACTTGTGCAAGTCCAGCTCACTAGATTCTCTTGTGGGTCTATGGTGGTGGGATTTACTGCCCACCACCGTGTGGCAGATGGCCACTCATCCAGCAACTTTTTAGTTGCGTGGGGCCAGGCCACTAGGGGGCTTATGATAAGCCCCCTCCCTTTTGATGACCGCACAATATTCCCCCCTCGATGCCCACCAGAAGTCAAATTCCAACATCGAGGGGCGGAATACATACCTAGGAATTTCAAGAAAACCTACCCCTTGATCGACCACGACACGAACGACATCGTGGTGCACAAAGTTCATTACAGTGCTGAGTTCATCTCGAAGCTCAAGGCCAAGGCCTCCCACAACAACAAGCGGTACACCACTATTGAAACCCTATTGGCTCATCTCTGGAGGTCCATAACCCGGGCACGGGGCCTAAACCATTCCGACACGACCAAGCTACGAATCTCGGTCGACGGCCGGTCGAGGCTAAACCCTAAAGTGCCAAATGAGTACTTTGGAAACCTAGTCCTCTGGGCTTTCGTTACAACAAAAGTGAAAGACCTTCTCCACGAGCCGCTCTCGTACGCGACCAGGCTTCTGCACGAGGCGATCGTGAAGGTGAACGACGACTACTTCAAGTCGTTCATCGACTTTGCCACCCACGAGGTGAAGGATGACGGGGAGCTCGTCACGAACACGGAATCGTCGTCCAATCCGATTTTGTGGCCCGATTTGGAGGTCGATAGCTGGCTGAGGTTTCCGTTCTACGACCTCGATTTTGGATGCGGTGGGCCGTACATTTTCATGCCGTCGTTCTCGCCGGTGGAAGggatgttgtttcttttgccCTCATTCTTGGGAGATGGAGGCATAGAAGTCTTTGTTCCATTGTTTCAACAAAGTTTGGAGACATTC